In the Cricetulus griseus strain 17A/GY unplaced genomic scaffold, alternate assembly CriGri-PICRH-1.0 unplaced_scaffold_499, whole genome shotgun sequence genome, one interval contains:
- the LOC113838081 gene encoding proline-rich protein 23A3-like — protein MLGRRPRSLEDDLLQEELNPANRHRVQEPSEHPREDLPSIVVVPAGCAVKIHLEDFDLLLEPTPGSITQVLHPGLGSIIILVLQDLQVVAQPGQPVDGPCRPQEASPVDMAQEHLIVLQQGSASASDSHIESWENASCPARGSQESFRTPERQSPAVRVPEPSAPVTEKLSPMFERPVPPWPQSPSVPPSAERYAPWSIWSLRDSMMLPLPSTPLQPLPPSPPRSQQALTPQNHQKSPCTPCKTRKCLF, from the coding sequence ATGTTGGGACGACGGCCCCGCAGCCTTGAAGacgatctactacaagaagaacTGAACCCCGCCAATCGCCACCGTGTCCAAGAACCCAGCGAGCACCCCAGGGAGGATCTCCCCTCCATCGTGGTGGTGCCTGCTGGCTGTGCCGTGAAAATCCACCTGGAAGACTTTGACCTGCTGCTGGAGCCCACCCCCGGCTCGATTACGCAAGTGTTGCACCCTGGATTAGGATCCATCATTATCCTGGTCCTACAGGACCTGCAGGTAGTCGCCCAGCCTGGACAGCCTGTGGATGGCCCCTGCAGGCCCCAGGAGGCCAGCCCCGTGGACATGGCCCAGGAACACCTAATCGTCCTGCAGCAGGGATCCGCCAGTGCTTCTGATTCACACATCGAAAGCTGGGAAAACGCCTCTTGCCCTGCTCGAGGATCTCAAGAATCCTTCAGGACTCCAGAGAGGCAGTCTCCAGCTGTCAGGGTCCCGGAGCCCTCTGCCCCTGTCACTGAGAAGCTCAGCCCCATGTTTGAGAGACCAGTGCCGCCTTGGCCTCAGTCTCCATCCGTCCCTCCTAGTGCAGAGAGGTATGCTCCCTGGTCCATCTGGAGCCTCAGAGACAGCATGATGTTGCCTCTGCCCAGCACACCACTGCAGCCgcttcctccatctcctccaaGGAGTCAGCAAGCCCTGACCCCTCAGAATCATCAGAAGTCTCCATGCACTCCCTGCAAGACACGGAAATGCCTCTTCTAG